A region of Ornithorhynchus anatinus isolate Pmale09 chromosome 5, mOrnAna1.pri.v4, whole genome shotgun sequence DNA encodes the following proteins:
- the LOC103167117 gene encoding TYRO protein tyrosine kinase-binding protein-like, whose amino-acid sequence MFGNVRGQSQNACSGCYPVTPGVLAGIILGDLTLTLLIALAVYYLARMVSRPQGAAGAAGDASRKQRTTETESHYQELQGQRSDVYSDLNTQRRY is encoded by the exons ATGTTCG GGAACGTCCGAGGGCAGTCTCAGAATG CCTGCAGTGGGTGTTACCCGGTGACCCCAGGGGTCCTGGCCGGGATCATTCTGGGAGACCTCACCCTGACGCTGCTCATCGCTCTGGCCGTGTATTACCTGGCCAGAATGGTATCCCGGCCCCAGGGAGCTGCCGGAGCTGCCGGAGACG CTTCACGGAAACAGCGGACCACAGAGACCGAGTCGCACTATCAG GAGCTGCAGGGCCAGAGATCTGACGTCTACAGCGACCTCAACACGCAGCGACGCTACTGA
- the LOC114812118 gene encoding IgGFc-binding protein-like encodes MVILPLELKEAGVLVNQVGATTMLKWEGGGKLTDADGFILLRLSGAYRGRVCGLCGNFNEDPGDDLLLPDGQQANDPKPFTEAWARPEAGQACRSHCGERCGSCSGDAYEGPRACGLLELPDGPFAACHAHVAPAQFAQRCVEELCSTAGHPSSLCRGLHAYAVVCRGVSAPLGPWRNSTFCPADCLPHSRPGEGAELGWAQTLLLPVPDLELTYFRRTLKWTHAQHTEVGPFTHGHQGHARSHEIQTLRRTPDAHAHTHTRTEGQTDAQLNRHFWTHQQRDTHLPTSLLRKLAVGPCVLDRPSLTAVPCPPPALNCAPGTLSTRCLRPQETFCASAVFPSWIPTECFEGCECPGGTLAEAGLCVPSSTCGCIHQGRYLQIGEEIVNGDCTERCRCTKDSNLQCERHHCEPGVLCGLRAGARGCLVPEASCTVGRRGSQLTTFTGTQVALSSGAFQLAARCHGNTTTWFRLVSKVKPCEKEAIPLLIAYVFVPEGLVVMQHGRGIWVSSPTPT; translated from the exons ATGGTGATACTGCCCCTGGAACTGAAGGAGGCCGGAGTGCTGGTCAACCAGGTGGGCGCAACGACGATGCTAAAATGGGAAGGTGGCGGGAAGCTGACCGACGCCGACGGCTTCATCCTGCTGCGGCTGTCGGGCGCCTACCGCGGCCGGGTCTGCGGCCTCTGCGGCAACTTCAACGAGGACCCGGGGGACGATCTGCTCCTGCCCGACGGCCAGCAGGCCAACGACCCGAAGCCCTTCACGGAGGCGTGGGCGCGGCCCGAGGCCGGGCAGGCCTGCCGGAGCCACTGTGGCGAGCGCTGCGGGTCCTGCTCCGGCGACGCGTATGAGGGGCCCCGGGCCTGCGGGCTCCTGGAGCTGCCGGACGGGCCCTTCGCCGCCTGCCACGCCCACGTGGCCCCGGCCCAGTTCGCGCAGCGCTGCGTGGAGGAGCTGTGCTCCACGGCCGGACACCCGAGCTCGCTCTGCCGCGGCCTCCACGCTTACGCCGTCGTGTGCCGCGGGGTGAGCGCCCCGCTCGGGCCTTGGAGGAACAGCACCTTCTGCC CGGCAGACTGTCTGCCCCACAGCcgaccgggggagggggcggagctagGGTGGGCTCAGACCCTCCTCCTGCCCGTTCCGGACCTGGAACTCACATACTTCAGACGGACCCTAAAGTGGACACATGCACAGCACACCGAGGTGGGACCATTCACACACGGACACCAAGGACACGCACGGAGTCATGAGATACAAACGTTGAGGCGGACACCGGATgcgcacgcacatacacacacacgcactgaaGGACAGACAGACGCCCAGTTGAACAGACACTTCTGGACCCACCAACAACGGGATACCCACCTCCCCACGTCCCTCCTCCGTAAGCTTGCAGTGGGGCCGTGTGTCCTGGACCGCCCTTCACTCACGgccgttccctgccctcccccagctctcaacTGCGCCCCGGGGACGCTGTCCACTCGCTGCCTGCGCCCTCAGGAGACCTTCTGCGCCTCGGCCGTCTTCCCGTCCTGGATCCCGACAGAGTGCTTCGAGGGCTGCGAGTGCCCCGGGGGGACCCTGGCCGAGGCCGGACTCTGCGTGCCCTCCTCCACCTGTGGCTGTATCCACCAGGGCCGCTACCTCCAG ATCGGGGAGGAGATCGTGAACGGTGACTGCACGGAGCGCTGCCGCTGCACCAAGGACTCCAACCTGCAGTGTGAGCGGCACCACTGTGAGCCCGGCGTCCTGTGTGGCCTGAGGGCCGGAGCCCGCGGCTGCCTGGTCCCCGAGGCCTCGTGCAccgtggggcggcgggggagtcAGCTGACGACGTTCACCGGCACCCAGGTGGCTCTGTCCTCCGGCGCCTTCCAGCTGGCCGCCCGCTGCCATGGCAACACCACGACCTGGTTCCGCTTGGTCAGCAAGGTCAAGCCCTGTGAGAAGGAAGCGATCCCCTTGCTCATCGCCTACGTGTTCGTGCCCGAGGGCTTAGTGGTGATGCAGCATGGACGGGGCATCTGGGTGAGCTCTCCCACCCCAACCTGA